The Phaenicophaeus curvirostris isolate KB17595 chromosome 23, BPBGC_Pcur_1.0, whole genome shotgun sequence genome includes the window TGCACAGCACAGCAGCGAGAGGAGTTTCCTGTTTGGAGAATGCCAAGGAGCCGGCGTGTCCCGGCCACAAGCCAGTCCTCAGAGCAGGGAGCCAGTTCTGATAAAAGAAGCATCCATGAAACCCCGCTGGTTACCCAAGACAGCGCTCTGACCCCAGCCCTCACTTGGGCATTCAGGAAGGCACAGGCGAGGTTTACACTGAGACAGCCAAACCTCCGCCTCCGTGCAGACCGGCTTTTGCAGAGCCCCACAGGCGGCTGTCAGGAACACGGAGTCTGCATCAGCCACTTCCTGTTTCTGCAGGCACAGGAATAAAGATGGGACGCCTAAATTAAGCACATACCACAGTGTATTTCTGAACCGACACTGGAATATCTCAGGGGATCAGCTACCATATGACTTCCAACATTTATATCTTCCAAAAGCCCAAAGACTCTTTCCCCAAACAGTTCAGCTCATCAAGTAGGGAATGATTTGGAGCAAGACAGGACTCGATGCCTGATCTCAGCCCACTGTGAGGACCAGCCAGGAGCACAAGGCAGCTATTGCCAGTCCCAGCAGCTGCCAAGACAGAGATCCCTGCTGTTCACAGCACAACAGCGCTTGCTAACACTGCTCCAGAGCCCGCCCTGCCAACTCCTGCTATTCCAGAtccactttatttaaaaatcaaaagcacttaaaaaaaataagccatCCGGACCCTATTTCCGTGCTCTCATTTTAATGATTTTGGTAGGCAGGATTTGTTATTTGGCATTTTTACTGAAACACTGAGACACAGAAAATGCCTCCCCTCACTCCACACCTGAGCCCACACAAGGACTCCTTTTTCATCAGTTACACGAAAGAGATCTGCGTTTGCCAGACTCTGTTGCTACACTCCTCTCATTTCCATTCTGTCAGGGCACTGAATCCATCAGGGAAGGAAGTGAGGATCTTGACTCTCAGATAAATTGGATACAGCATCAAGCTCCGCATCAGGAATTCAGAGCACGGAGACTCGTCAGCATCCCCACCAAGGCTGCTCAAGCGGAGCCAGCTTGGCCGAACTTTGCTACAGGAATAACAGGGTGTGGTTTTAGCCTTCAGAAAGCTCAGCAATATCGAGGACTCTGCAGCGCCTCGAGGTCACCGGTTCCCGGTTTTTCAGCAATGTGCATCAGCAGCCCAGGTCCTGGGGGATCCCAGGAGCCGACGTGCCAAGCCCTGCGACGGGGCACACGGGACGCCGGTACGGTTTGTCATTTCGCCATCACGCTACCCAAAGCGGCTGCACGCTGATGGTGCCGTGACCGCCCCCGAACGCCCACGGCGGGAGAGGAGAAGCTAAAGCCGCCCCCCGCCCGAGCCCCGCGAGGCTGCGGGCACGGCCTCGCTCGGGGCTGCGGCACGCGGTCCCGCGAGGCGGGCACCGCCGCACTGGTATCGCCGCCCGGGCAAGGCCCGCCCCTGCTCGAGGAGCTCCGAGAGCCGCCTCCCCCGCCGGTGCCGGCCCCGCGCTCACCTCCCACCGCGCTCCCgctccgccgccgcccggcACCGCCCGCACCCGCCGCTTCCGGACCCCGCCCCGCGCACCGGAAGTGCGCACGGCGCGGCGCGCGGGGGGCGGAGCCTCGGGGCCGCCGCGCTGCGATTGGCAGGCGGGCGTGGGGGCGGTGCCAGAGGGCAATGGGGCGGGGCTGTGGGGGCGGGGGCTCGGGGAACGCCGCGCCGCGATTGGTGGGCAGGTAGAGGGCGTGGCcagcgcggggcgggggcggggccgggacCCCCAACATGGGGGCTCTGGGAACCCCGCCCTGGAGGGGCTGCCGGGGCCTGAGCGGGTGTGGgagcccagggcagggctgggggcggCTTGGGTGCGGGGAAGAGGTGGGGACCCCTGGCAGAGGGGTGAGGCTGGGGGTCTGATGTGGGGGGAGCTGCAGCCTGAGGTCGCTCGCTCTGTGCAGCAGGGGTGTTTTACTGTTGGTCAGTGCTGGCTCATCCCAAGCGTCAAACAGCTACTGCAAGTCTCCCGTGCTTCTGGAGCGCTTTGGAGCCTTGTGCTCCCACTCTTTGATCCAAGGGTCTCAAAGCACTTGGCAGAGGCtggataaatatttttgtcccagctttgttgctggaGAGACAGAGGCTGGGGCAGTCAAGGGAAAAACAACTTGGAGTCAGGAATGGGTCCCTGGGGTCAATACAGGAGAGTTCCCACAGCAggctctgctctctgctgtcGCAGTTAGGGCAGGACTTGCTATAAAAAGGCATTTGCTGCCACCGTTAGAGAAGGGGCAGCAGTTTTCCCCGCCTGCTGCGAGGGACATGGAGCTTTGCTCTGTGTGTTTGGGCTCCAGCAGCGCCGGGGGGGGAGGTGAAGCTGCCCTTGGAGCTCCAGACAAACGGCAGAGCATCTGTCCCGCGGGGGGCTGGGACACGTTGACAAGACGGGAGGGAGGAGTAAACTCAGCGAGTCGGCTGGCTTTACCGCGACTTCCTCGCTCTGCTCTGCTACCATAGATGGTCACATCTGGTGCAGCGCGGCCTGTCCACCCCGAGCTCCCAGAGCCCCTCGCTTCGTCTGCGGGACGGGGACCAGGGCAGGCGGGAGCAGGGCCGCAACTGGGATTGCGAGGACTGGGAGCAGGATGGCTGGGAGCGTGGCTCTGCTGACATCTAGTGAGGTTGGCTCCTCCAGCTTCACATTCCTTGTGAGCTGGGGAGACAGTCAGAAACCTCTGAGGGTTTGATTTTCCTAAGCAGACAGCAGACTGGAGCTGTGCATCCCCTTGGTGAAGACTCAACTCCCCACTGTCCCCGCTCTGCTCCGTGCAGCCTCCTCGGCTCCTAGCCACTGCGCTGGCCAAGCACGTGGAGCCAAGCGGGATCCACACCACTGCAGTGGCATCATCCTTCCCAGTGAGTCTGAAGCCTACAGAGGAGGCAAGGAGCTCCCTGCAGTCACTGATGCCGTTTACCTGTTTTTGTGGGTTTCTTACCTCATTTTCCACCCTACCAATACCTAATCTTCCTCTCACAGCTGTCTTCTCACTGGGTGCATCATGATCAGACCTTCAGGGTCGAATGAGATaatacaaaatagaaaataagataaaaatgcCTCTCATCTATCACTTGGATCTTACAGCATCCTGTGACAATCACAGCAGGCAATCAAAGCCCTGTCCTGCCTTGCTGGCACCAGGGAACCAGGAATCCTGGTGGGCAGCACAGACAAGGGGTGTCCCCTCAGGGCTGCATCTGTGAGGAGGAAGTGAGACTTGGGAGCGGAACTAGAAATCATCAGAGAACAGGGAGAGGATGAGCGCAACACACTGGGGAAATTGCAGCCCAGCCCCAGACCAGTGTGTTTGCCTCTGGGGTGCGTCCTCAGCTGAGCAAAGATCGAGTTCCTGGTAGGGCTGGGTCAGGGAAGAGCTACCCGTTTACAGGAGGGCTGTGAACCAGGTCAGTGCCCTGTGGGTGATCCCAGTGCCCGCAACCCACATCAGCTTCTGGCTGTCACTGTCCTGTCTCCAGAAATAACCCTGCAGCTTCCCCACGCTGCTGCCAGGGGGTTGGTGCCTTGTCCCCCTTTCTGCCAAGTGTGAGCACCACAGGAATATTTACTCCTTTTTGGTTTAGGCTGTGAAATGCCTAGAATGCCTTTGTGTCCCCTAGACAGCGCCCTTGGCTTGTTGTAGCTGTAGGAGAGCACTTGTCTCTGCTCTGTTGAGGTGTAAGGAGGGCATTTGTCTGAGCTCCAGCCCAGGTCCTTGTGGTGATCAGCAACTTCTGATTCCTCCGCAGGAGAAAACACAGTCTGTGCAGGGACCAAGGCAGCCTTGTGCTGTCAGAGCTCCCTGCATCATCTCTGTTTAAAGCTAAGCCTGGGCACCAGCCTGCACAGAGCATTCCATTTCTCGGCAAAGCAGTTTAAAGTGTCATTCCTGGGAAAAGGGAGTTTCTTGGTAGCAGGAAACGACCTGACTGCCCCATCAGTTTCTGGGCAAATCCTGCAGTGCCTTTGCCACTCACACCCTCAGAAACAGTGTTTTTGCAAAACATTAACTAAAGCCCACCACAACAGGGCAGTAGCCTTCAGTCTGTGTTTGCAGATAAAGCAGGTGACCTCAGCCAGGTGGCACAGACTAGGTGACCCTGGGGACAGCAGTACCACTGACCCAGGTTAACTCTGCCTTCCCCAGCTGGTGAcagagcccaggctgcccaggggttGGTGTGCCAGGGAGGTGGACCTGCTCGCCCCTTTCCTCTATCCCAGGCACAGCCCAGGCTCCTGCAGTCTCACTTGTCCCCAGAGATTCCCAGGCTGAGCCAGTTTCCAGCTTCATCCATTCCCTCTGGGCCAGCTACCAGTGACTGTACCAGCACAGCAGGAGCCTTTCCATGGGAGGGACTCCTGGGTTCAGCTTAAAGTGTCTATGAAACCAGCCCTGGGTGATTTCTGCTGCAGCATGGGGGTCCCTCCAGCCCAGGGTCAAGGAAAAACCATCCCCAGCAGAGGCTGTTTGAAAGGTTCGTAGATCTCCCCTGCTGTGAGATAAACTCCTTTGCCCTTTCCCTGGGGATAAGGAGAGGGGTTATTCCTTGCTCTCTGCAAGGAGAGACTTTTCACACTTCCACTGGCCTCCCGTAGGGTAAACAGAGACAGCATGGCCCCTCTCACCTCACAGACTGTCCCTCCAGTCACACCTGCTGCCTCATCTGCCTTGTCTGGGAGGGACCTGTCTCTTGGCAAACCCACTCTTGGTGACAGAGGATACAAGTCCAATTTTGCTGGTTTATGTGCTGCCCTTTGGAAGCCACAACTGATGTTTGCCCAGTTTTGTCCCCTTCTATCATGTCCCAGGACTGCCCTGCGGTTGGGATGAGCATCTGTCTGTactccatcacctcccagcACCCACTTCAGCTCCCCCCAGCACATCCAGCCCTGgtggcacattgctggctcacctTGGTTCTGTCCAGCTGCCTGGGCAGGGAAGCATCGTCTTGCAGTGCCCTCAAGAGAGCTGCTCACCAGCCCAGGTTCAGTCACGGTCACTGGGTGCTGGCACCCAGAGGTTTCCCCAGGACCCAAGATGATCCCTGCAGCTTGACCAGAGGTGCTGGGAAGGGCACAGGGCACACCAATACACTGAGTgtcagcagagagagggatGCTCAAAGCATCACCACTGTCACTGCTGAGCGAGCCCTGGGTGCAGAGACAGGGTCCTGGACCCCTGCACTGATGCAGCATGGGGCTCTTCCCATCAGCCCTGCTGCTCATGGGCGCTCTCGTCCATGTACAACAGAGGGCTTGTGCTGCCTGAACACAAGGGTACCAGGTTGCCTCATCCCTCAGCAGAACAGAAACCCTCTGCTGCCTTCTAGCAAGGGCAGCGGTACCCCGAGTTTAGGAAAAGGCTCCCCAAGCCCCTGGCACCAGATGGGTGACCCTGCGCAGCTGGCCCAGGAGCCCCTTAAAGCACATAATACCCTATATGGTATCTGGGAGCACTACCCCAGCCCACGCGCTACACATGCATCAGCTTGGCAGGTGCCAAGCACACAGCTGACACCCAGTGTTTCCATGCTCTGGCTTTGATTTCAGAGGACTGGCACTACCCGTACCTCAGCCCTGACACATGGCTCACCCGATCGCTGTGGAGGACGCAAGCAGCTATGCAactccagctctgcagggaggcACTTCCCAGCTGCTGGGGCGCGTTTGCTTCATCCTCAGGGTTAGTGTGGATAAAGCCGCTGGGGGCAGTTGTAGGAGTGGGTAGCAGCTCCCCATGCCACCCTGCCCAGGCAGACTTTCCATGCCAGAGCAGCTCTCTTCACGTTTGCAGTGGAAGCCAACTGTAATCACAACCGAAGCAGGAGGTGGTTTCAGTTTCAAGGCTGGAGTTttgcccagggctcagtgctatCAACTCTGATGGTCGTTTCCCCCTTCCATCTATTTTAAAAGCCTCAAACAGCAGAGGTGTGCTCAGCGAGGAATGTCTGGGCCCTGATTCAAGCTCCGTGTGCTCAGTCTGTTTAGCTGgctgctaaaaaaacccaagcagacTCCTCGTGACCCCACagagccacaaaaaaaaaaaaaaaaaaagcaaagaataaaatgCCCTGATTTCTGTTGAAGcactaagaaaaagaaaagctggcaACAATTTTTCAAATCCTGGGGGACAGCAGCACTGCCCACATGCCTCAGAAGCAGCCAGGTCATAGCACCGTCCAGGATGACGCCTCGCAAcccagccaggagcagggcaggggtcAGTACATTTGCAGCAATCCCCAGCTCTGTGCCTGGTTGGAGTTCTGCCTGCctgccgcctcctcctcctctccttgcagAGGGTGCACTTGGTACCTACCTGCCCTGCCACAGGGGCTCCAAAGAGGCTTTGTCCCCCTGGTTTCATCCTATCCTCATTCTTGCACTGcaggctccatccctgggggagCAGAGCCACCCCTGTCACAGCAAATGCTGCTGCCTCTtgccctctgctcagcacaaaGCAGCTCCCGGCCTCCTTACATCatcttttttgcttctttccGTGACCCCTGCCATGGTGGCAGAGTGGGGCTCAGCTAAGCATTCCCATTTAAGGTCTAATCCCTCTGGCTATTTTTAACCCCCCTCCTCACTCCAGTCTTTGGTACCCAAATGTGGAACAAAGGATGAGCCCGAGCCCCTCTGCACCGAGGGGTCACTCTCCACTCAGGCACTGGCCCCACAGATTTCTTGGTGTGACCAATGTACTGAACAAGATACCACAGCTCTGTCCCCAGCGCCATGGCCGTGGGGATGGAGCAGCAGAGCCGGCACAGTCTCATCACACAGGGCATTTGCCCCAGCTGTATGGCTGGCTGCTTCCTTTGCTGCATCCTCCCTGCACTTCAGCCTTTTGCGTTCTACCTGCTGCCCTGAGAGTGCAGTGCTCCTGCCGGGGGGTAGCGTGCAGGGCtctccctgttcctgctgcagAGAAGGGAATGCAAGAGCAAGGTATAAATACCCACAAAGATTAGTGTTTGCACAGTACTCTGTCCCGGGAGAAAGCCTCAAGTGTCACCCACAGCCCGCATTCCCGTTCTCTCCACACTCCAGCTGCCACTCCTGTTTCCAGCCCTGGGTTCACAATCTCCACAGTCAACgcttaaatttaatttcattccATTCCTCCCTCCACCCCCATTCCCCTCCTTAAAGAGGGAAAATAATAGCGCCTTTGTTGGGCTGCTGCAGTGCAGGCACCGGGCAAGGAGCCGCACAGAGTACGGGGCTGCAGCCTGGATTACAGCATTCCTGCACCTTCGGCTTCAGGGAAGTCAATCCTGCACCCCGTGCCACGTGAAGGGACCTGGGCTCACCGACATCCAcagaaaacaatcaaacaaaattCCTCTACACCCACACTGCTGACTTCCCCGCTTTTATGTAAATAGGTCCTCGAGATTGGTTTCTGTACAGATATATACAAAAAGGAAATAGCTTCATATTTACATTATTAAGTTAATTAggctctgtaaaaaaaaaaaaagaacagcctTCCAAATTAGTGGCATATGTACAGACAAAAGAGGTGGGCTCATGTCCCTGGTGCAGTCACATTGACAGTGTAATGTACACCAACCCTCACCCCAGCCCCACGCAGGCTGGGCACCAGGCATGAGTAGCAAAAGGATCCTGCTCCAGGCTTTTCTGCTCTTCGGGACCCAGCAGGGAACAGTGCTTGTTTCTTGTGAGGCACACAGGTACCAGAGGGTCAGTCTGTGTAATGTACACTACCAGCGCTCTGTGGATCCCATGGGAGGCACGAGACCAGCACAGATCTCATGTTCAAGTCAGTGGATGCTCTGCATGGCTTCTCCCAGGCACTCCTCAACAGCGTGCACCCACAGCAGTGTGAGGCTGGTCCAGCCCCGAGAGGCCAAGTCCTTTGGAGAGCCCTGGCATGAGTGGATGGACCGAGCCCCAGGTCACACGATGCTGGCCAGTTCTGTGTTGTCCGACTCCGAGCTGCTGTTGCTCTCCTCCCTGGAGGCAAAGAGTAGGGGAGGAGGCATGGAGTGAGCCATGGAGCAAGCCCTCAGCCCTGCCTCCAAGCAGAGGAGCCTCCAAAGGGCTCGCAAAGGATGGCACTGCCTTGGAGTCCCCAGACGAGTTTTCTTTAGCAACTAGGGCAGGTTCCCTGTTGATCACAAACACTTCACGCCATCTCTTTGGAAGCTGGGATTGGGAGAGCAAGCCAGCTCTTCCCTCACCCCACCACCCACGGGTTCTGGAGGATTCCAGGACAAGTCACAGGGTGTCCCAACCAGTctgggcctgatcctgcccACACACACCCTGCTGGCATGTCTTGCTTGCTACCTCAGTCACACAAGTTGACACTCACCGTAAGTCCTGCAGGgctttcttgtttttcctccGCTTCTCCTCATCGATGGGGTACAGTTTGAACAGGAGCAGGCCCACCAGGATCAGCCCCACGGGCACAGCCGACACCAGCATCTTCAGGGTGACGTtcacttccctgggctgtgagcagcccCGGGTCTGGTACCCTGCAAAGCtgcagacagaaaggaaaactgagtTTGTCTCTGTAGGACAAGGTTTGGAGCCACAGCTGGATTTAGACCACTCCACCTCCCCCCGGCAGCCTTGGGAAGCAGAGATGCAGAGGTGCAAGACTTGCCTGCCTCCCTGCCCCTCAGCTTCTGTGCAAGAACTCACTCTAAACTGAGTGTGGAGATGCCCAGGGAGACCCCAGAGGTAAACTTGGTGAAGAAGACatagaaggagaagaagatggCTTCATGGCCATGGGAGTCAGGGTGCTGCAGCTTGAAATCATCTATGACGTCCGGGAGCATGGACCTGTGCAGAGAACAGGATGGTAAACACTAGGACTGAGAGAACAAAGCAGCTCTTCTTCCCGCTGACTGGATTCCTTACCAAGAACCCCATCTCAGGCTGAAAACTTGGCAAGAAAAGGCCTCCCAGGGATTTCTACCCACTCTGGCAGGCCCTGAAAGCACCTTGCCCATCTCTCAGGGTGCAGCGCTGAAAGCACTAGGACCTGATACTCACCAGGGCAGGAGGAAGGCAGCCGCAACGCTGATCCCAGCTGCAACAGCCACAATGTAGGTGACAATGAGGTTACTGTCCAGGAGGACCACCATGATGAGGAAGGGGATGGCAGACTGGATAGAGAACAGAAACCAGGTTGGCATCAGCACTGTCCGACTCAGATCCCACcgttttcccttccctcctgcgCATGCCAGCCCTCCAACCCAGGGAtggccagggaagctgtggtgcAGCCTTCCTCCCAGGGCCCCACAGCACCCATTCCTGATGGCTTGGCCACATCCATGGCAGCACAAGTATCAGGATGAAGGACGGGCACTGAATCACGATTAGCAGCAGCCCCTGACCAGCTCTGAGTCCTCTGAAgggcacagctctgctcagcccaTGTGCACCTCTGCACTCAAGCGAAACCACTCACTGAGATGCCCACGTAGACAGCTGTCTTCTTCCCAAAGCGGGTGAGAAACCACTGCCAGAGGGGAATGGTCAAGGTGGCTGAGAGCTATAGGAAGAGAAATGGGTCACAGCGTCACTTGCTGGCCGGGCTCTTCTCTGGGGGAAAAGCTCTACCCAGCAAGGAGCAGCTCCTGGGCACAGCCTCCTCCACCACATTTCTAGCACCTCCAATTCCCACACACTCCTGGGGTCTGGCACGCAGTCACactgcctgctcctgcccctcaCCTCATCTGCCTCCCCAGAAGGACAGCTTACAACTGGAGCAGATGTGTGGGGCCACCTCCTCCCCCAGCGCGGAGCAGCCTGGCAGCTGGCACAACCATCCTCAGGGCACCCAGGGACTGCCAGCAACCTGCCCAAACAGGGGGAGGACCCAACTTCATCCTCAATGCCTGGAAGGGACCTGATCTTatccctgctgcctgcacaCAGTGTGGCAAAGAGCCAGGCTCCACAGGGACCTTGGCACCTCAGACCTCTCTGCCTCATCAGGCAGGGAGGGTGGGAAGGGTTCTCAGGGATGAGGCAAGCTGGAATGTGTTCTAAAGGAGCTGCTTTACTCCACCTTCCTGAAAGTAAACACAGATTCTTTTCTTGAGGTCAGGGGGAAGGGAGATCAGTGGCAGGATTTGGACAGGAGCCCCCGtggctcctggtgtcccctccCATCTCTGCCCGCTCTCACACAGGAACAAAGGCCTCGCTGTTCCTGCTAACCCACACAGCTTTCACAGGATATTTGgcagctccttctccctcccattCTCCCAGAGGACCTTCGATCAGCATCCCCATGGTGGGCTGTTGCAGCCCCACAAccaccctccctgcagcccacagGCACCCATCCCACGTCAGCTCCTGGGGAGGACTTAGGTATCCCACAGCGTGCAGCCCAGCCCCATCCTGGCCCCAAGACGCTCCAGCATAGGGTCATACCCACCATGATGGCCAGAAGGATGTTCTGGAACTCATTGCGGAAGCCCAAGGTGTAGGTGCAGAAGAGGGCAAAGTTGCCCTCCAGCAGCTGTGAAGGAGGCAGACAGCAGTTAGGGGGTAAACAGGCACCCAGCTGCCCCAGACGGACGCGTTCCTCCTCATAAGGCTGCACCCAAAGCGCgagcaggagaagaaagcagcCATTCACTGACCCATCCAAGGGCACGAGGCCACATCCTTCCTTTGCCtggggcagctgcagctcttTGCACTGTTACCTCACGTGCTcccagcctgctgggaccctgtGCAGGCCCTACGCCGCTCACCCCCAGCCATCTCCAAGCTGCACTGCTGCTGTTCCCACTCCCCCATcctccagcctggctgtgcTTACCATGAAGGCCAGCGAAGTGAAGAGGAAGCCAGCAATGAGCTTAATGTAGGCACCATGGTTCATCACCAGTTTCAGCCCATGGAAGAAGGAGATAGGCTTGTCCGACTGGAGCTTGGAGGACTCTGGGGAGGAGCAGAGCAAATCAGCCCATCGGTAGAGCCACTGAAACAGCAACCCAGGTGCAACGGGTGCAGCGGAGCCTCATGCCTGCTGCCAAACACCTGGTCCAAGCCCCTGCCCATCTACAGCATCACACCCCAGGGCAGTTGGGTAATGCCTGTGGGGACCTCCCTGTCCTCCGCACAGAGGGGAGAGGATGGCCTGCCTGATTTGCCTGGGATAAGCAGAGCGAGGGAATGACAGATGCTACTGGACTTTGGATATCACCTCACCCCAGGATGCCCTAGTTGGCACTAAAATAGAACCTTGGTCAGCCCAAACTGCAAGATAAATGTTATCTCCgacagtgcagagcagagaccTAAGTCCTCAGGGCTGCCCCATAACGATCCCTGGGGATGCTCTCGTCTCCTGCCCACAAAGCTGCCCTTCTGCAGCACCTTCCCCAGATCCCCATCTCAGCTCTACCTGCTCATTTCCTCTGGGACTTGAGCCACAAATGAGGGGCTGAGACCTCAGCCAGGCTCCTGGGGAGCTGCCAGCAGAAGCCACCATATTTCCGTAAGTTTGGAGTGTTCCATCATATCTCAAGCCTTACCTCTCTTCTCCCGCACACCCACTGACAGGATCACAGCGCAGAGGATGTAGAGTCCCCCAATGACCCCCGCAGCAATCATGTAGGCATTTCTCTGTGTAAGAGAGGCAAGCGGTGAGGGAGGGTCTCGTCCCAGGTGCCAGCCTGGTCAGAAAGGCAAGGAGAGTGCGGCAggggctgcctgcagctctCCCCTTCTTACCGTGTCTGCAAGCGATCCAGTGTCGCGGGTCATGTTGAGCTCCTCCATGGCTACCGAGGAGTTGGTCTTGCCAATAAAGAGGGGGCTCTCGATGCAGGGAGTAATCACTGTGCCCACTATCTGGCCCTGGATGGCAGTACCCAGCACGGTGCCCAGCACTTCCACTGTCATTCCTGGAGGAAGAAGCCAGCAGGACTGAGTACAGCCCTTGGGCACCCAGGCCATGGGTGCAAAACCCTGATCCAGAGCAGAGCCTCCCCCGCTGCAgctccctgcccttccccagAAGAGATGAGCCAGCCcaagtcccttccagctcccTCCAAATCACCAAGTGATAAAGCCGCAGGCAAAGAGAGAGTCTGCTGGGGAAACCGAGGCTGAGAGACAGGCCAAGACTTGGTcatgctgctcccactgctgtATGACAGAACAGGTAAAAAAAGACTTGGGAGCTCAGATTCCCCACTGTCTGCTCCAGGCACCTGGCTGTAATGGGGACCACCTCCCCATCAGGCCAGCTGGACTACTAAAggatgtctgctggaagagcCGGGGaagtggaacagagctgggccAGCTGCAATTCAAGCCCTGAATGATGTTCAACC containing:
- the MFSD2A gene encoding sodium-dependent lysophosphatidylcholine symporter 1 isoform X1, whose translation is MAGGGGAERPRAGGLLPAACRQPRRREGRERLSVCSKLCYAVGGAPYQITGCAIGFFLQIYLLDVAQVDPFYASIILFVGRAWDAITDPVVGFFISKTPWTRFGRLMPWIIFSTPFAVISYFLIWFVPDISRGQVMWYLVFYCIFQTLVTCFHVPYSALTMFISREQSERDSATAYRMTVEVLGTVLGTAIQGQIVGTVITPCIESPLFIGKTNSSVAMEELNMTRDTGSLADTRNAYMIAAGVIGGLYILCAVILSVGVREKRESSKLQSDKPISFFHGLKLVMNHGAYIKLIAGFLFTSLAFMLLEGNFALFCTYTLGFRNEFQNILLAIMLSATLTIPLWQWFLTRFGKKTAVYVGISSAIPFLIMVVLLDSNLIVTYIVAVAAGISVAAAFLLPWSMLPDVIDDFKLQHPDSHGHEAIFFSFYVFFTKFTSGVSLGISTLSLDFAGYQTRGCSQPREVNVTLKMLVSAVPVGLILVGLLLFKLYPIDEEKRRKNKKALQDLREESNSSSESDNTELASIV
- the MFSD2A gene encoding sodium-dependent lysophosphatidylcholine symporter 1 isoform X2, whose protein sequence is MWYLVFYCIFQTLVTCFHVPYSALTMFISREQSERDSATAYRMTVEVLGTVLGTAIQGQIVGTVITPCIESPLFIGKTNSSVAMEELNMTRDTGSLADTRNAYMIAAGVIGGLYILCAVILSVGVREKRESSKLQSDKPISFFHGLKLVMNHGAYIKLIAGFLFTSLAFMLLEGNFALFCTYTLGFRNEFQNILLAIMLSATLTIPLWQWFLTRFGKKTAVYVGISSAIPFLIMVVLLDSNLIVTYIVAVAAGISVAAAFLLPWSMLPDVIDDFKLQHPDSHGHEAIFFSFYVFFTKFTSGVSLGISTLSLDFAGYQTRGCSQPREVNVTLKMLVSAVPVGLILVGLLLFKLYPIDEEKRRKNKKALQDLREESNSSSESDNTELASIV